From a region of the Corythoichthys intestinalis isolate RoL2023-P3 chromosome 7, ASM3026506v1, whole genome shotgun sequence genome:
- the tbxa2r gene encoding thromboxane A2 receptor isoform X1, with the protein MNTSNQQNSNNTPLCYTINNPPFNYVPNIASAYYSSIFSVLGVTSNLIAFVVLIKSFRRTHSSSRSSFLIFLGGLVVTDFMGLAVTGSIVVSFHVTHFNWRTLDPHCNFCNFMGMSMVFYGLCPLLLGAAMALERFIGITHPFAHTTLPKSRTVFMLLLVWFIAGCIALLPLTGVGSYHMQIPGSWCFFNINSEGSDLTFSVLFSMVGLVCIVVSFILNTVSVVTLIKVCCGKDNMQHPRDQEVEMMAQLILIMAINSICWCPILVFIAKTVLSGHPLQVENLLLWLRFASWNQILDPWVYILFRRAVLQRVYPRMEWYQWSTLNQSFRRTVRRFTHSSSPGIPLRSDETEHSEKLNKTPNVPKSHLLLLDG; encoded by the exons ATGAACACATCCAACCAACAAAACTCCAACAACACCCCACTCTGCTACACTATTAACAATCCTCCATTCAACTATGTGCCCAATATTGCCTCAGCCTATTACTCATCCATTTTCAGTGTGCTGGGTGTCACTTCCAACCTCATCGCCTTTGTGGTTCTCATCAAGTCGTTCCGGCGGACTCACAGCAGCTCTCGCTCTTCCTTCCTCATTTTCCTGGGCGGCCTAGTTGTCACAGACTTCATGGGTCTGGCGGTCACAGGAAGCATTGTTGTCTCCTTTCATGTGACACACTTCAACTGGCGCACTTTAGACCCACATTGCAATTTCTGCAACTTCATGGGCATGTCCATGGTTTTCTACGGGCTGTGCCCACTACTGCTTGGTGCCGCGATGGCTTTGGAGCGCTTCATTGGCATCACACATCCATTTGCACACACCACGCTGCCCAAAAGTAGAACAGTCTTCATGTTGTTGCTGGTGTGGTTTATTGCCGGCTGCATAGCGTTGTTGCCATTGACAGGAGTTGGGAGCTACCACATGCAAATTCCAGGCTCCTGGTGTTTTTTCAACATTAACTCAGAGGGCAGTGACCTGACATTTTCAGTACTCTTCTCCATGGTCGGGTTAGTGTGCATTGTTGTGTCCTTTATATTGAACACCGTGAGTGTTGTGACACTGATCAAGGTGTGCTGTGGAAAGGATAATATGCAACATCCTCGAGACCAGGAAGTGGAAATGATGGCTCAGCTCATCCTGATAATGGCCATTAATTCTATCTGCTGGTGTCCAATACTG GTCTTTATTGCAAAAACTGTGCTGAGTGGACATCCTCTCCAGGTCGAAAACCTATTGCTGTGGCTGCGCTTTGCCTCGTGGAACCAAATCCTGGATCCGTGGGTGTATATACTGTTTCGCAGGGCAGTATTACAGAGAGTCTACCCACGAATGGAGTGGTACCAATGGTCTACATTAAACCAGTCTTTCAGAAGAACCGTTCGCAGATTCACTCATTCATCTTCACCTGGAATACCCCTTAGGTCGGATGAAACGGAGCATAgtgaaaaactaaataaaacacCTAATGTACCCAAAAGCCACTTGCTCCTCTTAGATGGATAA
- the tbxa2r gene encoding thromboxane A2 receptor isoform X2, which produces MNTSNQQNSNNTPLCYTINNPPFNYVPNIASAYYSSIFSVLGVTSNLIAFVVLIKSFRRTHSSSRSSFLIFLGGLVVTDFMGLAVTGSIVVSFHVTHFNWRTLDPHCNFCNFMGMSMVFYGLCPLLLGAAMALERFIGITHPFAHTTLPKSRTVFMLLLVWFIAGCIALLPLTGVGSYHMQIPGSWCFFNINSEGSDLTFSVLFSMVGLVCIVVSFILNTVSVVTLIKVCCGKDNMQHPRDQEVEMMAQLILIMAINSICWCPILIYILVNSWTAEAIKDESLLLYIRLATCNQIFDPWIYIMFHVSQIRSLLQKLC; this is translated from the exons ATGAACACATCCAACCAACAAAACTCCAACAACACCCCACTCTGCTACACTATTAACAATCCTCCATTCAACTATGTGCCCAATATTGCCTCAGCCTATTACTCATCCATTTTCAGTGTGCTGGGTGTCACTTCCAACCTCATCGCCTTTGTGGTTCTCATCAAGTCGTTCCGGCGGACTCACAGCAGCTCTCGCTCTTCCTTCCTCATTTTCCTGGGCGGCCTAGTTGTCACAGACTTCATGGGTCTGGCGGTCACAGGAAGCATTGTTGTCTCCTTTCATGTGACACACTTCAACTGGCGCACTTTAGACCCACATTGCAATTTCTGCAACTTCATGGGCATGTCCATGGTTTTCTACGGGCTGTGCCCACTACTGCTTGGTGCCGCGATGGCTTTGGAGCGCTTCATTGGCATCACACATCCATTTGCACACACCACGCTGCCCAAAAGTAGAACAGTCTTCATGTTGTTGCTGGTGTGGTTTATTGCCGGCTGCATAGCGTTGTTGCCATTGACAGGAGTTGGGAGCTACCACATGCAAATTCCAGGCTCCTGGTGTTTTTTCAACATTAACTCAGAGGGCAGTGACCTGACATTTTCAGTACTCTTCTCCATGGTCGGGTTAGTGTGCATTGTTGTGTCCTTTATATTGAACACCGTGAGTGTTGTGACACTGATCAAGGTGTGCTGTGGAAAGGATAATATGCAACATCCTCGAGACCAGGAAGTGGAAATGATGGCTCAGCTCATCCTGATAATGGCCATTAATTCTATCTGCTGGTGTCCAATACTG ATTTATATTCTGGTGAACTCTTGGACTGCAGAAGCCATAAAAGATGAaagtcttttgttgtacatacgcTTGGCCACCTGCAATCAGATATTCGACCCCTGGATATACATCATGTTTCACGTTTCCCAAATAAG GTCTTTATTGCAAAAACTGTGCTGA
- the gipc3 gene encoding PDZ domain-containing protein GIPC3 isoform X2 gives MILFCTLNSHKVDMQKLLGGQIGLEDFIFAHVRGETKEVEVVKTEDALGLTITDNGAGYAFIKRIKEGSTIDQLKTVCVGDHIEAINDQSIVGCRHYEVAKMLKEQPRGIPFTLRLVGPKRAFDMIGMRTKAPKSNEGKIVNGRETLRLRSRGSATVQEVQNEFEERATMKVDDLLESYMGIRDLELATTIVEAGKDKKNPDDFAEALDSVLGDFAFPDVFLFDVWGAIGDVKNGRM, from the exons ATG ATCTTATTCTGTACCCTCAACTCCCATAAAGTTGACATGCAGAAGTTACTAGGAGGGCAAATTGGGCTAGAAGACTTCATATTTGCTCATGTCAGAGGAGAAACTAAGGAGGTGGAGGTGGTGAAGACAGAGGATGCTTTGGGCCTTACCATCACAGACAATGGTGCTGGATATGCATTTATCAAG AGAATAAAGGAAGGCAGCACAATAGATCAGCTGAAAACTGTGTGTGTCGGTGACCACATCGAGGCCATCAATGACCAGAGCATTGTTGGATGTCGACATTACGAAGTGGCCAAGATGCTGAAAGAGCAACCAAGAGGCATTCCCTTCACTTTGCGTTTGGTTGGACCCAAGAGGGCCTTTG aTATGATTGGAATGAGGACCAAAGCTCCGAAGTCTAATGAAGGCAAAATAGTCAATGGAAGGGAAACCCTGCGTCTTCGTTCGAGAGGTTCAGCTACTGTCCAGGAAGTG CAGAATGAGTTTGAAGAACGGGCCACCATGAAAGTGGATGATCTGCTGGAAAGCTACATGGGCATCCGAGATTTAGAGCTAG CAACTACCATTGTGGAAGCAGGCAAGGACAAGAAGAACCCTGATGACTTTGCAGAGGCGCTGGACTCAGTTCTGGGAGATTTCGCttttcctgatgtgtttttgtttgACGTCTGGGGAGCAATTGGGGACGTCAAGAATGGGAGAATGTAG
- the gipc3 gene encoding PDZ domain-containing protein GIPC3 isoform X1: MVEQLHHQGSKRRKAREQMQRTEAMSPQDSKAAGAEAMEGHKAQSQNQGRIEPTAPPLPPPSPPPLGPPDYPRPRLVFHTQLAHGSPTGRIHGFTNVKELYAKIAEVFNISPSEILFCTLNSHKVDMQKLLGGQIGLEDFIFAHVRGETKEVEVVKTEDALGLTITDNGAGYAFIKRIKEGSTIDQLKTVCVGDHIEAINDQSIVGCRHYEVAKMLKEQPRGIPFTLRLVGPKRAFDMIGMRTKAPKSNEGKIVNGRETLRLRSRGSATVQEVQNEFEERATMKVDDLLESYMGIRDLELATTIVEAGKDKKNPDDFAEALDSVLGDFAFPDVFLFDVWGAIGDVKNGRM; encoded by the exons ATGGTAGAACAGTTGCACCATCAGGGATCCAAGAGAAGGAAGGCACGTGAGCAGATGCAGAGAACGGAGGCTATGAGCCCACAGGACTCTAAGGCAGCTGGGGCAGAGGCCATGGAGGGACACAAGGCCCAAAGCCAGAATCAGGGGCGTATAGAGCCCACAGCCCCTCCACTTCCCCCACCTTCACCACCACCACTGGGGCCACCGGATTACCCACGGCCGAGGCTTGTTTTCCACACCCAGCTggctcacggaagcccaacgggcCGAATCCATGGATTCACCAATGTCAAGGAGCTCTATGCCAAGATTGCTGAAGTTTTCAACATCTCTCCTTCAGAG ATCTTATTCTGTACCCTCAACTCCCATAAAGTTGACATGCAGAAGTTACTAGGAGGGCAAATTGGGCTAGAAGACTTCATATTTGCTCATGTCAGAGGAGAAACTAAGGAGGTGGAGGTGGTGAAGACAGAGGATGCTTTGGGCCTTACCATCACAGACAATGGTGCTGGATATGCATTTATCAAG AGAATAAAGGAAGGCAGCACAATAGATCAGCTGAAAACTGTGTGTGTCGGTGACCACATCGAGGCCATCAATGACCAGAGCATTGTTGGATGTCGACATTACGAAGTGGCCAAGATGCTGAAAGAGCAACCAAGAGGCATTCCCTTCACTTTGCGTTTGGTTGGACCCAAGAGGGCCTTTG aTATGATTGGAATGAGGACCAAAGCTCCGAAGTCTAATGAAGGCAAAATAGTCAATGGAAGGGAAACCCTGCGTCTTCGTTCGAGAGGTTCAGCTACTGTCCAGGAAGTG CAGAATGAGTTTGAAGAACGGGCCACCATGAAAGTGGATGATCTGCTGGAAAGCTACATGGGCATCCGAGATTTAGAGCTAG CAACTACCATTGTGGAAGCAGGCAAGGACAAGAAGAACCCTGATGACTTTGCAGAGGCGCTGGACTCAGTTCTGGGAGATTTCGCttttcctgatgtgtttttgtttgACGTCTGGGGAGCAATTGGGGACGTCAAGAATGGGAGAATGTAG